One Amphiura filiformis unplaced genomic scaffold, Afil_fr2py scaffold_41, whole genome shotgun sequence DNA segment encodes these proteins:
- the LOC140144140 gene encoding uncharacterized protein: MAYRSSVQESTSETPHAMLYGMEMELPIYISSTPVEPETDKVFKTDYAQAMRNNLRAVHDRARENVQQAAKRQKRNYDRGIITQPIQVESFVWLHQEVRKKGRRPKLQFKWDGPYLVTTKLSDVVYRIQKSPQSKPKVEDSNHTKANN; encoded by the coding sequence ATGGCATACAGAAGCTCCGTGCAGGAATCAACCTCTGAAACTCCACATGCTATGTTGTACGGAATGGAGATGGAACTCCCGATATATATATCATCAACTCCGGTCGAGCCAGAAACAGATAAAGTGTTTAAGACAGATTATGCTCAAGCAATGCGAAACAATTTAAGAGCTGTACACGACAGAGCTAGAGAAAACGTACAACAAGCAGCGAAGAGACAGAAAAGGAACTATGACAGAGGTATCATAACACAACCTATTCAAGTAGAGTCTTTTGTATGGCTACATCAGGAAGTCAGGAAGAAAGGACGACGTCCAAAGCTACAATTCAAGTGGGATGGACCCTACTTAGTTACAACTAAGTTATCTGATGTTGTATACAGAATACAGAAATCGCCACAGTCGAAGCCCAAAGTCGAAGACTCAAACCATACTAAGGCGAACAATTAA